TATAAACGATGGTTTTCTTCGGGTAAAACTAAGTCATAGCGACAAGTAATGATTACACGATGAGGAAGGCGAGATCTAATGATCGCCCTTAGTAAATACATTAATACTTCAACAACATCTGCCTTTAATACTTGTAGTCTATCTGCTCTTAGCTCTAAATTCGCCTCAAAATCATCTAGTACAAAGACAAATCTTTGTTCTGGTTTATTCAATCCTTGCTGTAGAAATTTAGTTAGACGCTGCATTAAAGGCAGCTTGCCTTGCAGAATTTCTAAACCAGTTTCTGAGATACATTGTTCAGCAAGCAGACGTAGCAACTTATCCTCATCAAATCCACGATAGATAAAAATCTGCTCATATCCAATTAACCACTCTAGTAACCGTACTGCCACTGTACTCTTGCCGATTCCCCCTAAACCACAAACGAGCACTCCTAAAGTATTAGGCGTTCGGAGTGCTTTAAGACATCGCTGAAGTTCCCGTCGTCGCCCTACAAATTCCTGTGGTGTTGCGACACGAACTGTCTGTGTTTTAGAATCTAGAAATTGCTCGTATGAAGATTCAATAGTTTCCCAAACCAGATCGCCCAAAGATTTAACCAATGACCCTAAACATTCACCACGAATATACAATCGCAGCAAATGCCAACCTTTAATATTTTCTTTTAGTAAAAAATAAACTTTTCGTGTTAACCTTTGATTTGTGAGATGCGATCGCAATCTTGAATAGATTCAGATCGAGCTATAAAAATATTGATTAAGCAGTTTGATCGTGTGGCGGAGTTTTATAGTATTTGTTTGCCGCCCAATTCAAAACCTTAAAGTTTTGGATCGCTATTGAGACTACACTTGTAACTACATGGATGCTTTTGCTCCCCTCCCACCTGAATGGACAAATCAGGCAGTACATGCATACGATTTTTGCTGTCCTAACTGTCACTCAAGTAGCCTAGAAGCTGAAAAAGTTTGGCTAAATCGGCGATCGCCTGTACTTACAGAAGACCGTCGTCGCAAATGGCAAGAGTTCTACTACTGTCACTGTGGTTCTGTGTGGTGGGCTTGGAGTAGCGATCGCCCCCCAAAAGATATATCAAATCAGCCAGATTCTAATCCCACATAGCTAACATAGCTAATTTTCTTCCTAAACAAAAGCCCACCTTGAGGTGGGCTTTTGTTTATCTAATCATCACCAATTTTAGAAGGTGAAGGTAGTACGTAGAGTACCTACATATTCAGTGTCGTTATTGTTGTTGTTCTCTGGATTAAAAATTACCAACAAACCAGGAGTGACTTGAATATTGTCGGAAACCTTGTATTTGTAAAGACCCTCTAAGTGATAAGAGGTACCAGAGTCAAGAGGACTACCTGTTTTTACGTTACCACCAGTAACTTTGGGTGGTTGACCAAAGATAATACCTAAAACGTTGCCTTCTTTGCCAAAGTCTCTCAAAGCAAGTGTTGCACCGTAGTACCAAACCTCTGCATCTCTAGGTGCACCAGCAAGAGTAGATATAGTTGTGTAACCTCCCCAACCACTAAGAGCCAACTTAGGGCTAAATAGGAACGTAGCTTCTACACCGTAATTGTTTGATTCAGCGCGAATACCAGCCACAGCTCCAAAGGGGCTATTGGCAAAACCGCTACCTGTACTTTGGAAGAAGCTGTTAGCAGCATTCCCAGCTAGGTAGCTATGGGCGTAAGTCAGACCAATATTTAAGGCTTTGTTGGGCTTGAAAGATAACTGTCCGAAGATAGTATTATCACCATTGAACAGCCCGTTATTAGTGGCGGGATTATTAGCACCAAAGAGACCATTACCAGTAGAAGGTGCTAAATAAGCACCAGTAAGGCTAATAGGGCCGTTAGGATTCAAAGTAACAGTCAAACCAGCGCCATTCTGACCTTGACGATAGATGGGGCTAAAACGTCCGTAACGAGAAAGAGCACCTGTACCACTGCTCTTAAAGTCAGGATTAAAAACATCAACGTTTTCGTATAACTCACCACCAGTAGCATCAACTTTGACGCGCACTGAGTCTTTAAAGTTGAAAGCATAGTTGAGTTTATCTATGCTAACGCTGTTGTCTGCGGTAGTCACGTCATAGCCCAAGCGGGTCATGTTAGTACCAGTCGCGCCAGTATTACCAGTAGCATTATTATTGATGATATTCCCAGCAGTTAACCGAGTTTGCAACTGGTCTTTACCAGTGAAACTGGTGTACAAGTTCAAACGAACTCGATCCCCAAAAGTCGTGTTGGAATCCAATTTGGGACCGGCACCAACAGCATTAGAAGCAACTGCTCTGTTACCACCAAAAGGCTCAGATATGTTGAAAATTGCTTCCCCAACCAACTTGGTGGTAGTAGAGAACTGATTAGCTTCTAACTCAGAAGTGCGGGCTTCTAAACCATCGACACGACCGCGCAGAGTTGCTAGTTCAGCAGAATATTCTTCTTGTAAGCGCTGTAAAGTGGCTAAATCTTGTTTGCTGACCAAATCGGCTGTAGCTGTAGCAATCAGTTCGTTAACCCGGTCTAAACAGGCATTTAAACCTGCGGCAAATTCGTAACGGGTCAAAGCACGGTTTCCACGATAAGTACTGTTGGGATAACCTGCAATACAGCCGTAGCGCTCAACCAAGGATTGCAAAGCTTGGAATGCCCAATCTGTGGGCTGTACGTCCGAAAATTGCGAAACTGATGTTACTTGATCAATATTGTTAGACTCTTGAGCTTCAGATAACTGGGAAACATTTGTTTCGTTGACTTCAGCAGCTAAAGCACTATTCGCCGCGAAAAATGCAGCAGCTAGAACAACCGGACTAACCTTAAAAAGATTCCAGAATCGTTTTGTCATGTTATTTACTCTCACTCACACCTACTAATCCAATCACGATAAAATGCTTAAAGCACTTTACTTTCAGGATTTTTACACACAATCACAAGCACGATTATACATTTATCTTGTGAGAAATACAAGTCATTTAATATAGTGCTGAACTATAATTTTTAATGAATTTATTTGGTAAGCGCAAAATAATGCGGCGTTTGTGACGTAAGACTGTTCCTTCTTCCTCAAGCTGTTGTAAGAGTCGGGTAACTGTTACTCGCGTAGTATTTAACACTTCAGCAATATCTTGATGGGTAACATTTAGATCAATTAATTTGCCCTTATCTATATCACGTCCAAATTTTTCACTTAACCATACTAAAAACTGCCATAGACGTAGCGAAATTGGTTTTCGATGCACAATACTTAGTAGATCCTCTGCCTGTTGAATGTGAGACAACAAGGCATTAATATCTTGATACCACAGATGAGGTGGCACAATGCTTACTTCCACGCCAGTGAGGCATTCAATCTGGTAGGGCTTGACCCTAGACAAAGGATAGCCAATCACATCCCCTAGTCCCCAATAACCGAGAGTGATGAATGTTCCGTCTTCACTCCACGTTAAGGTACGAACTGCACCATGCTCAATACGCCAAAGTACATCATTTTGAGGTGGAATTACTTCCCGACGTGCAAATATCTGCTGGGGTAATTGTTCGCTGAATGCAGAACTATGTGACACGGTAGAAGAGTTTGAAGTAGAACTTGTGGAATACATAATTAACCGTAAATTCAAAATTATCAGGGAATCTTGCTACTTCTAATGATTAAGAAACTCTAATAATTTGCATCAAAATCTACCTGTATATCTGAAAGTTTATTCTTCTCAATTAGAGCTAGGAAGTAAATACAAATTTTTTGATATCAACAACTTCTTATTTTGGGTATCTATCAGTGAGATCGATCAGGATTAGTTAGCTATTTCTTTATTACTTTAATTGTGTAAGTTTAAGAAAAGGTAAGCTTTTAGTAAAATATTTAGTTAACTTATTTTTTTTACAGCTATTTTCAGGTAAATAGACCACGCCCTGGATTCAGAACCCCGACTTATTGAAGAAGTCGGGGTTCTGGGCGGCACGTCAATTAAGAACGTTGACCGGTGACAATATATGCTACCCTCTGCCCAATATTAGTGGCATGATCTGCCATACGTTCCAGACAACGAATTGCTAGTGCTAGTAGTACAATTGGCTCGACAACACCAGGCACATCTCGTTGTTGGGCTAAAGTCTGATAAACGCGATCATAAGCATCATCTACAGTATCATCTAGGTGCTTTAAACGGCGTCCACCAGCTTCATCGAAATCTCCCAAGGCCTTTAAACTAGTTGCTAGCATCGCCTGAGCATGAAGGGACATAGCTTCAATTTCTGGCAAAGATGTATGAGGCGCATAAGGAAAAATTTTAATCGCAATCTCAGCCAAATCTTCAGCATAATCGCCAATGCGCTCTAAATCTCGCACCAACTGCATAAAGGCACTTAAACAGCGCAAATCTGGAGCCGTAGGCGCTTGCAGCGTCATAATCGCCGTACAGTCTGACTCGATTTGACGATAAAAACGATCGATTTTTTTATCTAATCGGGGAAGTTCTTCTGCTGCTGTTAAGTTACGAGCAAATAACGCTTGGTGGCTGAGGCGAAACGATTGTTCTACCAAGGCACCCATACGTAATACATCCCGTTCTAAGCGCCTAATGGCGCGTGCGAGTTGTGGTCTTTGAGGATTGGGACTATAATCGACAGCTTTCACACTTGTTGTCTCAAAGGTGAAGATATTACTAACTATAGTCTTGGCTTAGGGAGTTTGCCATAACTTCAGGAAATTGCAGCTGCATCCACGCACCACCGGTTTCTGGATGGTTCATTGCTTTGATTGAACCACCGTGGGCGATGAGAATTTGCTCAACGATCGCTAATCCTAATCCATTGCCAACGATCGCCCCGATGGAGTTACTATCTTGGGGAGAATGGGTTCGGGCTTTATCTCCTCGATAAAATCGCTCAAAAATATGGGGTAAATCTGTTTCGGAAAATCCGACTCCAGAATCAATTAGATTTATTTCCAGGATTGGGGAAACAGTATCGCTCTCATTATTATCTATTGAGCGGATTTTTGCTTGGACGTGAATGCTTGTATCAGGAGGACTGTACTTAATGCTGTTGTCTAGCAAGTTGAGAAAAACCTGGTAAATCCTGGCTCTATCTGCCTTAATCCAAATATTTTCAGGGCCAGAATAAGAAAAAGACAGATGTTGACGCTGTGCCAAAGGTTCTAGTGTTTCCCAAACAGATGTAATGAGCGATCGCAATTCTACAGCTTTGGCTTGCAATTGGATATTTGGGTTTGCTTCCATTTGGGTAAGGTCTAACCAGCTTTGCACTAAGTTAATCAGCCGATCAACTTCTTGCATCAAACGGTTAACCCAACGATTTAAAGGTGGTTCTAAGCGGTTTTGTAAAGTTTCTACAACTAACCGAATCGAAGTTAGCGGCGTTCTCAGTTCGTGTGCTAGATCAGAAAAAGAGCGATCGCGTACTTGATTTATATCTAATAGCGGTTGACGATTTTCTAAAAAGACTCCCACTTGTCCATTGGGTAAAGGCAAGCTAGAAGCCCGCAAAGCCAGAGATTTGATTGTTGCCATCTCTGCTGCATCATCACAAGATGGATGAAATATCCATTCTCCCGTCTGTGGTTTTTGCAAATCACGAGTTTGCTCAATTAAATGGTCGAGTTCATAAGACCGTACCAACTCCAATAATAAGCGCACCTGTTCTGGTTGCCATCTTTGGAGATACAAAATTTCCTGCGCCTGTCGATTGCACCACAGCAGTTGATTTTCCTCATCCACTTGCAAATATCCCACTGGTGCAAAATCTAGCAGGTCTTGGTAAGTTTGCAACGACTGCTGCAAATCTTGCCGCTGCTGCTTCACCATCGCTATTTCTTGCCGCAACCCAGGAATCAACAGCAGTCCCATCTTGTAAGAATGGGAGGTTAACGGTCGGAGTAAGCGCCCCAGGTAGCGGTTAAGTTGAACCTGTTGCCAAACCCAAAACCCAATGCCTACCGCTAAACCCAGAAAAAATCCCAATAAAAGCATTTGAGTTGTTAGTTTCTTGCTGACTACTAAAAACTAACAACTATCGCCACTAATTATCCAAACCTATAGCCAAAACCTCGTACAGTCACAATATATTCGGGATGGCTAGGGTCTTGCTCTAATTTTTCGCGCAACCACCGAATGTGAACGTCTACAGTTTTACTATCGCCGACGAAATCCGGCCCCCAAACCTGATCGAGCAATTGTTCGCGTGACCATACCCGACGGGCGTAACTCATAAACAGTTCCAGCAAGCGGAACTCTTTGGGAGAAAGACTGACTTCTTGACCGCGAACCAGTACGCGACATTCTTGGGGATTCAAGGAGACATCCTTAAATTTTAATACTGGTATTTGGGGTAAATTACTTAGGCGTTGGCGGCGGAGTAAAGCCCGACAACGAGCCACTAATTCCCGCATACTAAAGGGTTTGGTCAGATAGTCATCAGCGCCCACCTCTAACCCCAAAACCCGGTCAGTTTCACTACCCTTAGCACTAAGCATTAAAATGGGTACTGGGTTGCCTTGATGACGCAGCAAACGGCAAATATCTAGCCCATTGATTTGAGGTAGCATCAAATCAAGAATAACCAGATCGAAGGGA
This Nostoc sp. C052 DNA region includes the following protein-coding sequences:
- a CDS encoding ATP-binding protein; protein product: MRSHLTNQRLTRKVYFLLKENIKGWHLLRLYIRGECLGSLVKSLGDLVWETIESSYEQFLDSKTQTVRVATPQEFVGRRRELQRCLKALRTPNTLGVLVCGLGGIGKSTVAVRLLEWLIGYEQIFIYRGFDEDKLLRLLAEQCISETGLEILQGKLPLMQRLTKFLQQGLNKPEQRFVFVLDDFEANLELRADRLQVLKADVVEVLMYLLRAIIRSRLPHRVIITCRYDLVLPEENHRLYRESLTTLKGVDLRKKYDRLTSFSGKIDIDSDLK
- a CDS encoding iron uptake porin, which codes for MTKRFWNLFKVSPVVLAAAFFAANSALAAEVNETNVSQLSEAQESNNIDQVTSVSQFSDVQPTDWAFQALQSLVERYGCIAGYPNSTYRGNRALTRYEFAAGLNACLDRVNELIATATADLVSKQDLATLQRLQEEYSAELATLRGRVDGLEARTSELEANQFSTTTKLVGEAIFNISEPFGGNRAVASNAVGAGPKLDSNTTFGDRVRLNLYTSFTGKDQLQTRLTAGNIINNNATGNTGATGTNMTRLGYDVTTADNSVSIDKLNYAFNFKDSVRVKVDATGGELYENVDVFNPDFKSSGTGALSRYGRFSPIYRQGQNGAGLTVTLNPNGPISLTGAYLAPSTGNGLFGANNPATNNGLFNGDNTIFGQLSFKPNKALNIGLTYAHSYLAGNAANSFFQSTGSGFANSPFGAVAGIRAESNNYGVEATFLFSPKLALSGWGGYTTISTLAGAPRDAEVWYYGATLALRDFGKEGNVLGIIFGQPPKVTGGNVKTGSPLDSGTSYHLEGLYKYKVSDNIQVTPGLLVIFNPENNNNNDTEYVGTLRTTFTF
- a CDS encoding Crp/Fnr family transcriptional regulator, which translates into the protein MMYSTSSTSNSSTVSHSSAFSEQLPQQIFARREVIPPQNDVLWRIEHGAVRTLTWSEDGTFITLGYWGLGDVIGYPLSRVKPYQIECLTGVEVSIVPPHLWYQDINALLSHIQQAEDLLSIVHRKPISLRLWQFLVWLSEKFGRDIDKGKLIDLNVTHQDIAEVLNTTRVTVTRLLQQLEEEGTVLRHKRRIILRLPNKFIKNYSSALY
- the phoU gene encoding phosphate signaling complex protein PhoU; amino-acid sequence: MKAVDYSPNPQRPQLARAIRRLERDVLRMGALVEQSFRLSHQALFARNLTAAEELPRLDKKIDRFYRQIESDCTAIMTLQAPTAPDLRCLSAFMQLVRDLERIGDYAEDLAEIAIKIFPYAPHTSLPEIEAMSLHAQAMLATSLKALGDFDEAGGRRLKHLDDTVDDAYDRVYQTLAQQRDVPGVVEPIVLLALAIRCLERMADHATNIGQRVAYIVTGQRS
- a CDS encoding cell wall metabolism sensor histidine kinase WalK; its protein translation is MLLLGFFLGLAVGIGFWVWQQVQLNRYLGRLLRPLTSHSYKMGLLLIPGLRQEIAMVKQQRQDLQQSLQTYQDLLDFAPVGYLQVDEENQLLWCNRQAQEILYLQRWQPEQVRLLLELVRSYELDHLIEQTRDLQKPQTGEWIFHPSCDDAAEMATIKSLALRASSLPLPNGQVGVFLENRQPLLDINQVRDRSFSDLAHELRTPLTSIRLVVETLQNRLEPPLNRWVNRLMQEVDRLINLVQSWLDLTQMEANPNIQLQAKAVELRSLITSVWETLEPLAQRQHLSFSYSGPENIWIKADRARIYQVFLNLLDNSIKYSPPDTSIHVQAKIRSIDNNESDTVSPILEINLIDSGVGFSETDLPHIFERFYRGDKARTHSPQDSNSIGAIVGNGLGLAIVEQILIAHGGSIKAMNHPETGGAWMQLQFPEVMANSLSQDYS
- a CDS encoding winged helix-turn-helix domain-containing protein, which encodes MYTTESTKYSARTDIGQTSRILVVEDEELIQEMLAVALEEEGYGVITAPDGRSAIEYLKSFETNSGELPFDLVILDLMLPQINGLDICRLLRHQGNPVPILMLSAKGSETDRVLGLEVGADDYLTKPFSMRELVARCRALLRRQRLSNLPQIPVLKFKDVSLNPQECRVLVRGQEVSLSPKEFRLLELFMSYARRVWSREQLLDQVWGPDFVGDSKTVDVHIRWLREKLEQDPSHPEYIVTVRGFGYRFG